CCCGAGACTGCGAGGCTCGCGCCGCTGTCGGGATCGTCGACGCGGAGGCCGTACGAGACGAGCGGCGGGTGGACGACCGGCACCAGCGTCACCTCGAAGCCCGCCGCCTCGAAGCGCCGGAACGGCGTCCGTCCGTGGACGGAGATCCGGTCGAGGTAGTGATAGCGGTCCCGGATCGTCCCGGCGACGCTCGTGTCGGTCTGGGGGTCCGTCTCGTCGGCGGCGTACACTGGCAGCGAGTCGACCAGCCGGTAGACGTTGCCCAGCCCGTCGAGGTGATCGAAGTGGACGTGCGTGACCACCGCCGCGTCCGGCAGCGGGACCGACTCGCGGAGGAACTGCTGGCGGAAGTCGGGACTGAAGTCGATCAGGAGCGATTCGCCGCTCGCGCGTTCGACGTGGACCGAAAAGCGAGTCCGTTCGACGCCGCGGTCGCGGGCGCGCTCGCAGGTGGCACAGTCACACCCGACCGTCGGCGTCCCCGTCGTGTCCCCCGTTCCCAGCAGCGTGACCTGCATCGTCTCCGGATGGGTCCCTCGCGGACAAAGGCGTGGCGGTCAGTGGTCGTGATCGTGGTGGTCGTGGCCGCCGTCAGACGCCGCTTCGGAGTCCTCGTCGGTCCCCGAGATGTCGCCGCCAGCGACCAGCGCGTCGTGGTCGCCCTCGATCATGTCCATGTTCTTGAGGTTGTCCCGTTCCTCGAAGTCGGTGACGGCGTCCCGGAGGTCCTGCTGGGTGAGCGTCGTCCGCTCTTCGGTCAGTGCTTCCAGTACCGCCTCGCGGAGGACGAGCCGGAGGTCACTGCCGGTCAGGCCCTCGGTGATCTCGGCCAGCTCGTCGGGCTCGAAGTCGACGATCTCCATCTCCTGGGTGACCACCCGGAGGATGTCCGAACGCATCCCTCGGTCGGGCTTGGGGAAGTTGACGATCTCGTCGAAGCGCCGCCAGGCCGCGGCGTCGAGCTGGTCGGGGTGGTTGGTCGCGCCGATCAGGAGCACGTCGTCCTGGATGAGGCTGACCTCGTCGATGGACTTCAGGAGCGTGTTGACCGCGCGCTTGATCGCCGCGTGCTCGTCCGAGGAGCGGGTCTTGGCGACGAAGTCGAACTCGTCCATAAAGAGGATACACGGCGAGAGTCGCTTTGCCACCTCGAAGGTCTTCTCGACGTTCTTTGCCGTCTCGCCGAGATACTGGGAGGTGATCATCGACAGCTTCACCTCGACGAAGGGGAGGTCCAGATCCTGTGCGAGCGCGCGGGCGACGCTGGTCTTGCCCGTGCCCGGCGGCCCGACAAAGAGGAGCTTCCCGATCTCGCGCAGCCCGATCTGGGCCAGGTAGTCGCGGTGCTCGATTGCCTTGACGATCTTGTGGATCTCGGCCTCCTGATCGGGCGTGAGGACGAGCTGGTCCATCGTCATGTCGACTTCCTCGGGTGCCCGGACCTCGACGAGGTCGAGCATCCCCTCCTCTTCTTCCTCCTCGTCGAAGGCCTCGTCCAGCAAGGCGTCGATCAGCGCCCGGTCGGCGCGGGCGGGCCGGTTCTGCTGGCGCGCGCTCTCGTAGTCGACCCCGTCGACGCGGTCCTCGAAGGCCGCGGCCATGACCGGGTTGCGCTGGAGGCGCTCGGCGTCGGTGCGCTTCTCGTACCACTCCTCGGCCATCTCCCGGTCGGTAAAGGAGATCGCGCCGGAGAACTCGTCGCGGTCGGTAAACATCAGTTCCGAGACGGCTTCCCAGGGTCGTTCGATGCCGGTGGCGGTCGTGGCCGCGCTACTCGTCGGCGTCAGCGGCCGCTCGATCTCCCCGTCGGTCCAGAACGCGGCCCGGTACCCCGGCGGGAGATCGTCGGGTTCCAGATCACGCTGTTCGGTGTAGATCTTCGTCGTCAGCAAGAACTCGACGATATCTAGCTCCGGATCACTCATTCCCAGCCACGTACGCCGGGCACGGGGATAAGTGAATCGAACCGGGGCGTCCGTGGGAGGAGGTCGCGGGGTAAACGGACGACACCGGCCTCCGAGTTTGTGAGATTTTAACACGGCTGCGCTCTACGGTGGGTGTATGACACGGACACCAGTCGTCGTCGACGCGGTACGGACGCCCCAGGGCAAAGAAGACGGCGTGTACGCCGACACGCGAAGCGAGGACCTCTCGGTCCCGCTGATCAACCAGATGCTCGCGAGCACGGGCGTCGAGTCCGCGCAGGTCGACGACCTCGTGTGGGGCTGTGCCCAGCAGCGCGACGAACAGGGCAACAACCTCGCACGCGTGATCGCGCTGCTCTCGGACCTCGGCGAGTCGGTGCCGGGGACGACGGTCAACCGCTGGTGTGCCTCCTCGGCACAGGCGATCACGACCGCCGCAGACGCCATCGCCGCCGGACAGCGCGAGTGTGTGATCGCCGGGGGCGTCGAGTCGATGTCCCGGGTGAAGATGGGCGAGAACACGCACAACGTCCACCCGAAGCTCGCCGAGCTGTACAACATCGGCGAGCTACAGATGGGGATGACCGCCGAGAAGGTCGCCGACGAGTACGACGTCGCCCGCCAGGAACAGGACGAGTACGCCCTGCGGAGCCAGCAACGCGCCGCCGAGGCAACCGAGTCCGGTCGGTTCGACGACGAGATCGTCCCGATCGAGACCGACGACGGCCCCGTCGACGCCGACGAGGGCATTCGCCCCGACACCACGCTGGAGAAGCTGGGCGAACTCCCGACCGTCTTCAAGTCCGACGGCTCCATCACGCCCGGCAACGCCTCGCAGGTCTCGGACGGCGCTGCCGGCCTCATGATCACTTCGGAGGCCTTCGCCGAGGAACACGGGCTCGACGTGCTGGCGGAAGTCGGCGACCACTCGGTGGCCGGCGTCGACCCGACGGTCATGGGCATCGGTCCGGTCCCGGCCGTCGAGTCGCTGTGTGAGCGGACCGGTCGCGACCCCGAGGAGTACGACCTCGTGGAACTCAACGAGGCCTTCGCCAGCCAGACGCTGTACTGCCAGCGCGAACTGGGCTTCGACGACGATATCTTCAACGTCAACGGCGGGGCCATCGCGATCGGCCACCCGCTGGGAGCCAGCGGCGCGCGCCTGCCCGTGACGCTGATCCACGAGATGAACAAACGCGACGCCGAACTCGGACTGGCGACCGAGTGTGTCGGCTTCGGGCAGGGCCAGGCCATCGAATTCCGCCTCCCCCAGTAACACCAGCGTCCGGCGAGCGAAGCGAGCCGGTTCGCCGAACCGAGCGCAGCGAGGGTCGGTTTTTTCGCCCAGGTTTTTCGAGGAGTGGTGCGCGAGCGTGTCGCCGGTCGGCGACAGACCACAGAGCGCCAGTTTCGGGGCGTTCTCGCAGGTTTATCCGTTCGGCGACGCTGGGAGCGGTATGGAAATCGGAGCGATGTTCGAACAGATCCCGTTCGCCGCGGAGCTGGGTATCGAATTCGACGAGGTGGCGGACGGCCACGCCGAGGGCCGCCTGCCGCTGCGCGAAGAGCACTCCTCGAACCCCGGCGGACAGATCGCCCACGGCGGCGTCACGTTCTCGCTGGCCGACACCGTCGGCGGCGCGGCCGTCGTCTCGAAGTCCGAGTCCGTCTCGCCGACGATCGACATGCGGATCGACTATCTCGCGCCAGCGACCGCAGACTTGCGGGCTGTCGCCGACGTGGTCCGGTCGGGAGCGAGCGTGGCGACCGTCGACATTGAGGTGTACGACGCCGACGACCACCACGTGGCCAGCGCTCGCGGCGTCTACAAGACCGGCGGACAGGGCGAGGCGACCCCCTGGACCGACGGCACCGACGTTGAGCCCGCCAACGGCGACGGAGGACAGCGATCCGAGGAGTGACGCATGTCGCCCTCCGGGACGGGAGAGAAAAGTTTGCGAGGGAGACAGCCAGCGGCGTCAGTTCCAGATGTCCTGTCCGAACGCGTATGACACGGTTCGGTCGCCGACGAGCGCGGCGGTCTCGTCGGTGAACGCCTCGGCGCTACTGTTCGTGCGCTTGATCGTGGTCAGCGGCGACCCCGTGCCGCCGGCCCGTTCGAAGACGAACGCACCGCCAGCGGCCTGTCCGGTCGTGTTCGACGGGAAGTCGGCCCCACCACGGAACGAGCGCTGCTTGCTGGCGACGATCCGTTCGGCCGCTGCCCCGTCGCCCGATTCGACGTAGGCGAACTGCGTCGTGACGTTGGCGTCCCGCGTGAGACCGCCGGCATCGAACGTCGTCGTCTCGAAGCGCACGACCAGGAGGCTGCCGGAGACGTCTCCGACCTCGTCGCGGTGTCGAACAGTGGCACCCCGATCGCGGAGCGCCGCGGAGAGTCGCTCGGTGAGTGGGGCTTCCAGCGCGTCGTTGTCGCCGGTGACGACGAGGTTGACGGTCTGGTTCGGGAGGTCCGGGACACCGGCGTCGGCCGGCGTCGCGGAGATCGACGCCGACGGCGCGTGGTGGAAGTAGTCGTCCGAAACGGCAGGGCTGTACGCCAGGGCGACCGGTGTCGTGCACACGCCGACGAGGAGTATGCACGACGCGAGGAGTGTTCGTCGTTGCATCGTGTTGAGGTCAGAGAGCCGGCGGGGGTCGAACGAGACGGTGCGTTGGCCGTCGGCGGAGACGTACGTCACGATGAGGGTCGTGACGGCCCCCGTCGCCGGAACGAGTATCGTCTTCGGGTTCGAGGCCCCCGAGACAGCCGACTGCTCGATCCCGCGGACCAGTTCCGTCGCTGTCTCGAACAGTGCGTACAGGAGCCCGAAGACGAGGAAGCCACCGAGGAATCGTTTGAGCTTCGCGATGAGACCCTGTTTGCGGTCGTCGGTGCCGAGGAACACGACGGCCGGGTTCTCACACGGGCCGTACACTGCCATCTCTTTGCCCCGGGCGGAGTACCGAGTCTCGGTGACCCGGACGAGCTCCACCGCTTCGAGCTTCTCGATGTGATACATGACGTTCTGGATCGTCGTGTCCGCTCGCTCTGCGAGTTCCGCAGGGGTGCCCGGCGTGCGGTGGATCTCTGCGAGCACCGTCCGCGTCGTCTGCGAGGAGAGCGCGTCGAAGACCGCGTCGGCTTCCTCGTCGTCGACGTCGAGCAACTGCAGCGATCCGTCCTGGGACGACTCGGTCTCCGAGCGCGAGGAGGGCAACAGCGACATACTGGTCGTCAGAATCAGAGAGCCACTAAGCATTTAGTGATATCTCTGTGTTCAACGGCGATTGAACACAGGACGACGGCAGAAAGCGTCGTCAAGCGGTCTTCGAATCGACCATCTGCATCCCCTCACGAACGGATTCGCGACGGCCCAGCAGCGTGATCATGTCGCCTTTCTCGATGACGAAGTCGGCCGTGGGCACCTTCGTCTCGCCGTCGCGGGTGACCAGCGCTATCAGGCAGGCCTCGGGCAGCAGGGAGCCGACCTCGTTGATCGGTTTCCCGACGAACTTCCCGCCACAGACCTCGACTTCCTGGACGTCGCCCTCGTGGCCGATGTCGGTCATCCAGTTGGCGATCGCCGGGCGTTCGATCTGGTTGTCCATCGCCCAGGCCGTCGCCATCGACGAGGAGATGGTCCGAACGCCCAGATCCTCGAACGCCTCGACGTTGTCGGGGTTGTTGGCCCGTGCGATGACGTTCTCCACGTCGAACTTCGAGGACGCCAGCTGTGACACGAGCAGGTTCACGTCGTCGTCACCGGTGGCGGCGGCGACGATCTTGGCGTTGTCGGCCCCGGCACCGCGTAACGTGTCGGTGTCGGCTCCGTCGCCGTACTCGACGGTGTAGCCGGCGTTTCGCGCCGATTCGACGACTGCTTGATTCTTCTCGATGATGACGATGTTCTCGCCGCGGTCTTCGAGGCGTTCGGCGAGCGACCGGCCCACCTTACCGCCTCCGACGATGATGACTCGCATTGGTATCACGTCCAGGTATTCTGCGATGTAGCGCGCGAGGCCACCTTCGAAGATGGCCGTCAGCAGGATCGCGAGGAAGACGACCCCCAGCAGGAGACTGGCCTCCTCTGGGAGCCCTTCGGATCGGAGTTGCACGGCAAACAGCGTCGCGACCGACGCGGGAATGATCCCGCGGGGACCGACGAGACTCATGAACGTCCGCTCCTGTAGCGTGAAGCGGTCGCCGACGGTCGAGATGAAGATCAGGAGCGGGCGCAAGACGAGCGCGATGATCACGACGACGGCGACGCCCGCGAGACCGACCGTCTGGAGCGTGGAAAATTCGAGCAGGGCCGCGAGCGTGATGAAGACGAACGAGAGGACGATGAGCGTGATGTCGCCCTTGAAGTCCTCGATGTCTTCCTCGTAGGGGATGTCGGCGTTGCCAAGCAGGAAGCCGGCCGTCGCGACGGCGGCGACGCCGGCCTCGCTGGCGAGTGAGTTCGCCGAGGCGTAGGCGACCAGCGCCCCCGCGAGGACGAGCAGTCGGGCGTTGCGCGGTGCGTCGCCGGGCGCGAGATCCACGTACCGGACGAGGTAGTACAGCACACCGGCGACGACGACCCCGAAAAAGAGGCCGATCCCGAGTCGTCCCGCGAACCCTTGCAGGAGTCCCTCGAAGCTGTCTGCGGGGTTGACGATCTCGAAGAAGACGACGGCCAGAATGGCGGCACTCACGTCGTTGACGATCCCCTCGGTCTCCAGGGTGGCCGCGACCCGGTCGCGCACCGGCACGATGTCGAGGATCGGCGTGACGACGGTCGGGCCGGTGGCGGTCAACAGTGCGCCGATAGTCAGCGACAGCGCCCAGGAGGCACCCAGTGCGAAGTGGACCGCGGCAGCGGTTCCCAGCAGCGCGATGAGCGCACCGACCGTGACGACGCGCAGCGCCGCTGCCGGGGCTTCGCGGATGCGGCCGACCCTGAGGTGAAACGCCCCCTCGAAGACGATGATCGCGACCGAGAGACCGACGATCGCCGGCAGCGCGTCGCCGAACGACGCCGGGTCGATGATCCGACCACCGAGGAACGGGAGGTGGCCGGAGAGATACCCCGAGATCGGTCCGAGCAAGAGCCCGGCACCGATGTAGAAGATGATAGTCGGGATCTGGAGTCGGTCGGCGAGCAACTGAGCGAGGACGCCGATCGCAGTGATCCCTGCGACGAGGAGTATCAGTTCAGTAGCCGCCATCTACAGGAACGCACGGAGTCGGGCCGCATAAACGCACTCACTCGTCGCCGGGATCGCACCACGGACGGCTCTGGCGATTACGCGTCCTCACCGCGGCGGTCCAGATACGTCAGGACGCCACGGACGTTCATCGCGACCTCTGCCCGCGCTTTGTGGTCGCTCCAGACGGCGGGCGTCTCGACGGTCTCGACGAAGTGGTCGACGACCGCCTCGTCGTCGGCGTCAGCGCGTGCGGTCTCGACGGCCTCGACCCACGTTTCGAGGGTCGCGGCGTACTCGTCGAGGCGGTCGGCGGTCCGGGCCGGGCCGTAGTGTGCGTAGCAGAGCCACGTCCGATCGAGGTCGGCGAGCATCGCCACGTCGTCGAGGGCACCGTCGAGATCGAAGTTCGGCGGCGGGCTCGTCACGTGGACCTCGTCGGTCGAGGGCGTGTAGATACCGGCCGCGTCGGCGGTGAAGACGGCGTCCAGTTCGGGCGCGTCGAAGACGACCTGATGGGGTGCGTGGCCGGGCGCGTGACGGGCGCGGAGACGGTGGTCGCCGAGGTCGATCGCGTCGCCGTCGGTCAGTGTCTCGATGCGCGACTCGGGGACCGGCGTCGGCTCGGTGTAGTACTCGATCTGGTCGCCGACGGCCTGTTTCGTGCCGGCCCAGAGGCGAGCGGGATCGACGAGGTGGCGCGCTCCCGACTCGTGGACGAACACGGTCGCGTTCGGGCACGCCTCGACGAGGGGGCCCACGCCGCCAGCGTGATCGAGGTGGACGTGCGTGAGCGCGATCACGTCGAGCGCCTCGGGAGCGAGGTCGGCCGCGTCGAGGAGATCGAGGACGCGCTCGACGTTGGTTCCCAGACCCGTATCCACCAGCGCCGGCCGGTCGCCGTCGACGAGGTAGACGGAGCCGTACTCCTCGACATCGTACATGCCGGTGTCGACGTACCAGCAGTCGTCGTGGACCGCTCGTGCTCGAACCACGTCGCCGATTGCCATACTACGAGTGGGGAGCGGCGACGCGTTAAAGCCACCGCCACTTTGGCATATGCCAAAACAACTGTTTTTGAGGAGGGTCTGCACGGGACTAGTAGATGGCAGACAACAGTCCGACATCCGGAACAGAACTGAGTACGAGCGGATCGACCGCCTGGCCCGAGCGAACGTCGAACGACGAGTGGTGGCCCGAGCGGCTGAGCCTGGAGATTCTCGACCAGAACGTCCGCGACGCGGACCCGCTGGGCGAAGAGTTCGACTACGCCGAGGAGTTCCAGAAGCTCGACCTCGAAGCAGTGAAAGCGGACATCGAAGACGTACTCACGGACTCGAAAGACTGGTGGCCGGCCGACTACGGCCACTACGGACCGTTCATGATTCGGATGGCCTGGCACAGCGCCGGGACCTATCGCGCCTACGACGGCCGCGGCGGCGCTGCCGGTGGCCGCCAGCGGTTCGCCCCGATCAACAGCTGGCCCGACAACGCAAACCTCGACAAGGCCCGACGCCTGCTGTGGCCCGTCAAGCAGAAGTACGGCAAGCGCCTCTCGTGGTCCGACCTGATCGTCCTGGCGGGCAACGTCGCCATCGAGTCGATGGGCTTCAAGACCTTCGGCTTCGGCGGCGGCCGCGAGGACGCCTTCGACACCGACAAGGCGGTCAACTGGGGTCCCGAGGAGGAGATGGAGACCAACGAACGCTTCGAGGAGCCAGGCGAGATTCAGGAGGGACTCGGTGCCTCCGTCATGGGGCTCATCTACGTGAATCCGGAAGGTCCCGACGGCAACCCCGACCCCGAGGCGTCGGCCAAGAACATCCGCCAGACGTTCTCGCGGATGGCGATGACCGACAAGCAGACCGCGGCACTCATCGCCGGTGGCCACACGTTCGGGAAGGTCCACGGCGAGGGCGATCCGGACGAGAACCTCGGTCCCGAGCCCGAGGCCGCCCCGATCGAGCAGATGGGGCTCGGCTGGCAGCACGAGGGGGCAACGAAGGGCGCGATGATCACCAGCGGGATCGAGGGCCCCTGGACGCAGGACCCGACCTGGTGGGACATGGGCTACGTCGACAACCTGCTGGACTACGAGTGGGAACCGGAGCGCGGTCCCGGCGGAGCCTGGCAGTGGACGCCCAAAGACGAGGAGCTGAAAAACGCCGCGCAGGACGCGACGGACGAAGACGAGCGCGTCACGCCGATGATGCTCACGACCGACATCGCGCTCAAGCGCGACCCCGACTACCGGGAGATCATGGAGGAGTTCCAGGAGAGCCCCATGGCGTTCGGGATGGCCTTCGCGAAGGCCTGGTACAAGCTGACCCACCGTGACATGGGCCCGCCCGAGCGGCTCCTCGGTCCGGAAGTGCCCGACGAGACGATGATCTGGCAGGACCCGATCCCGGAGGTCGATCACGAGCTGATCGGGGACGCCGAGATCGCCGAGCTCAAAGGAGAGATCCTCGACTCGGACCTCTCGACCGCACAGCTGGTCAAGACCGCCTGGGCGTCGGCCTCGACCTACCGCGACAGCGACAAGCGCGGCGGCGCGAACGGTGCCCGACTCCGTCTCGAACCCCAGCGTAGCTGGGCGGTCAACCAGCCCGAGGAACTCGAAACGATCCTCGAAACCTACGAGGAGATCCAGACCGAGTTCAACGAGGGTCGATCCGACGACGTGCGCGTCTCGCTGGCCGACCTGATCGTCCTCGGTGGCAACGCGGCCGTCGAGGAAGCCGCGGCCGCGGCCGGCTACGAGGTCGACGTGCCGTTCGAGCCCGGCCGGACCGACGCCACCGCCGAACAGACTGACGCCGACTCCTTCGAGGCGCTGAAGCCGAAGGTCGACGGCTTCCGCAACTACATTCAGGACGGCCTCGAACAGCCGGCCGAGACGCTGCTGGTCGACAAGGCGGATCTCCTGAACCTGGGTCCCGACGAGATGACCGCGCTCGTCGGCGGCATGCGCACGCTCGGCGCGACCTACGACGGCTCCGATCTGGGCGTCTTCACCGACGAACCGGGGACGCTGGACAACGACTTCTTCGCGAACCTGCTCAGCATGGACACCGAGTGGGAAGCAGCCAGCGAGGGCACCCAGATCTACGAGGGGTACGACCGCGACACGGGCGAGCACAAGTGGACGGGCACCCGCGCCGACCTGATCTTCGGGTCCCAGTCCCGGCTCCGGGCGATCTCGGAAGTGTACGCGGCCGACGACGGCGAGGAACAGCTCGTCGAGGACTTCGTCGACGCGTGGACGAAGGTCATGCGGGCCGACCGCTTCGACCTCGAATAGCGTCTCGTCTGTGCCTGCCCGCTGAAAGGCGCGGGCCGGAGCACGACCGGGCAGACGACGCCCGCTTTTCGCAGTCGCCGGGAACGCTGGAACGGCGCACCGAGTTCGTTTCACGACAGGTCGCTGGCAGAACTCATACTACCGGCAGTATCACTGCAGGCGGTAGGACTATGTGTCGGTGTCACATGGAGTGCAGTGGATCGCTATGCAACCGTGCCACAACTGCCAGGCGGCTATCGACGAGTACCTCTTGGACAAACACCTCGAACCCCTGCGCGAGCTGACGGTCGACGACTTCAACCTCTGTGTCGACTGTACGACAGTGGTCGAGGACGCGTGCGTGGAGTGTGGCGGCGCGGTCTACGTTCCGAGAAGCGAGTCCACGGTGCCGGACTACTGTCCGGCGTGTCGGTCCGAGCACATCGCGGAGACCGGCGAAGATCCCGGCTGGACGGTCGACGCCCAGTCGAAACGCGTCTAGCCGAGCGTTCCGTTTTGCCGTCGAATCGACTGCCGTACTGCGGCCGTCCCGTCGATCCCGGAGCGGCGAGACCGGTCACAGACGACAGCCGGCGGTCTCACTCGACCGCGTCCAGTAAGATCGACTCGAACTGCTCGACCAGCGTCGAGTAGTGGCCCGCGTCGACGACGGTCACGTCGGTGTCGGGCAGTCGGCTGGCGACGGCCTGCGCGACCCGGAGCGGGACTCGTTCGTCCTGGCGGCCGTGCCACAGCGACAGCTGCCGGGCGCAGTCGGCGGGGTCGAATCCCCAGGGCTCGCCCAGCATCGGGAACTCGTGGGCCGGCCCGCGCCCGCCCTGAGCGAACGCCTCGGCGGCGTCGGCGACGACGACGGTGCCGTCGGGGGCGGCAAACAGCTCGCGGTCGGGGGCGGACGCGCCGCTCTCGATGGTCTCGCGAAACCGCCCGAGCCAGTGGCGGGCCAGCCAGCCCGTCAGCCCGAACAGCCCCCGCGAGAGCCCCGGCACCGACCGGGTGGCGGCCGTCAGCCGACGGTTCGACGCCGTGGCGTACTGCCGGGTCTCCGGCGGGCCGGGACTGCTGACGAGGACGGCCCGCTCGACGCGGTCGAGTTCGTGGGCGCAGGCCGCGGCGTGGGGTCCGCCAGCCGAGAAGCCGACGACGGAGAGGGTGTCGAGATCGAGCATCTTGGCCAGCGTCCGCACGTCGTCGGCCCAGTCCAGCAGGTCCCGGTCGGGCCGGAAGTCGGACGCGCCGAACCCCGGCCGATCCGGCGCGATCAGGCGGGCGTCGTGGTGCTGGGCCGTCTCGTCGAACAGCGACCACAGCAGCCGGGAACCAGGGTTGCCGTGGAGACACACCACCGGCCGCCCGTCGGCGCGGCCGTACTCCTCGTAGGCCAGTCGCCGCCCGTCGCCGACGACGACCGTCTCCGGCTCGGTCATTGGCGGCTGTTCTTGCCGGTCGGTCTTATAAGCTGGCGGTCCTAACAGTAGTACTTGGTGTCGCTAGGGGTCGACGAGACAGTGATCGAGGGAGCCAACGAGTACCGAAAGCCCTCACCCCGCTCGCTGGGAGTTTCAGTAACGACCGCCGGTAACAAGTACTGAAAGCCCTCGCCCCGCGACCGCGTCTCGCCCTTTCGGTCCACCAGGACCGTACCGCACTGCACACAGCCACATACCTCCCCAGCCGACTCACTCGCTTCGCTCGTTCGCCCCTCGCACAATGTGGTCGCTCGACGGAGCGAGCGACAGCGTGCGCCACCGCCGCTTGTTCAGGAATCCGATTGTACTAACCAGTGTGGAGCATCCGGGCGACCGAGCGGTCCGAAGGACCCGGCAGGTCGCCCGGTTCACCGGACCGAACGGAGTGAGGTCCGGCTTTTTTCGCCGCCGGGAGAGCAAGCTCTCCCGAGCCTCACTTCGCTCCGCTCAGTGAGACCACGTTTTTGCAAGCGGGGTGCGCCGACGGCGCACCCCCGCTGGAAAAAGGTGGATCGGAATGATTAGGGCCGGGCGTGGACAACCGCCGTCCATGTTGAGCAGACAGTTCGTCCGTGAGAACGCCGAGATGGTCCGGGAGGCCATCGAGCAGAAGGGCGTCACGGGCGTCGACCTCGACGAGATCCTGCGGATCGACGCGGAGTGGCGCGAGCTGAAGGCGGAGGGCGACAACCTGCGCCACCAGCGCAACGAGGTCTCCAGCGAGATCGGCGAGTACAAGCGCGAGGGCGAGGAGGAGAAGGCCCAGGCAGCCATCGAGCGCTCCAGCGAGCTGAAAGCGGAGCTCCAGCGCGTCGAGGACCGGGCCGACGAACTCGAAGCGAAGCTTGAGGCTCGCCTGCTGGAGATCCCCAACGTCCCCCACGAGTCGGTGCCGGTCGGCGACGACGAGAGCGACAACGTCGAGCGCTACCGCGAGGGGTTCGACGACCTGCGGACCCTGCCCGAGGACGTGATCCCTCACTACGAGCTGGGCGAGGAACTCGACATTCTGGACTTCGAGCGCGGGGCAAAGGTCTCCGGCGGCGGGTTCCAGTTCGTCAAGGGCGAGGGCGCACGGCTGGAGTACGCGCTGATCCAGTTCATGCTGGACGTACACCGCGAGCAGGACTACGTCGACGTGTTCCCGCCGCTGCCGGTCAACAGCGAGTCGATGCGTGGGACCGGCCAGCTGCCGAAGTTTGCCGAGGACGCCTACCGTATCGGAGCCCGGCAGGACGACGACCACGACGACGACGACCTCTGGCTGCTCCCGACCGCGGAGGTGCCGGTGACCAACATGTACCGCGACGAGATCCTGCTGGACGACGACCTCCCGATCAAACACCAGGCGTTCTCGCCGAACTTCCGCCGCGAGGCCGGCGAGCACGG
Above is a genomic segment from Halomicrobium sp. LC1Hm containing:
- the serS gene encoding serine--tRNA ligase, whose amino-acid sequence is MLSRQFVRENAEMVREAIEQKGVTGVDLDEILRIDAEWRELKAEGDNLRHQRNEVSSEIGEYKREGEEEKAQAAIERSSELKAELQRVEDRADELEAKLEARLLEIPNVPHESVPVGDDESDNVERYREGFDDLRTLPEDVIPHYELGEELDILDFERGAKVSGGGFQFVKGEGARLEYALIQFMLDVHREQDYVDVFPPLPVNSESMRGTGQLPKFAEDAYRIGARQDDDHDDDDLWLLPTAEVPVTNMYRDEILLDDDLPIKHQAFSPNFRREAGEHGTETRGYVRVHQFNKVELVNFVRPENSYERLEGLLAEAEEVLDRLDLPYRVLDMCTGDMGFTQAKKYDIEVWAPGDDMDDGPEEGGRWLEVSSVSNFEDFQARRAGIHYRPERHESAEYLHTLNGSGVAVPRVMVAIMEYYQNDDGTITVPEPLRPYMGGQERIEGHNPVGESAVGEGDGDA
- the katG gene encoding catalase/peroxidase HPI; translation: MADNSPTSGTELSTSGSTAWPERTSNDEWWPERLSLEILDQNVRDADPLGEEFDYAEEFQKLDLEAVKADIEDVLTDSKDWWPADYGHYGPFMIRMAWHSAGTYRAYDGRGGAAGGRQRFAPINSWPDNANLDKARRLLWPVKQKYGKRLSWSDLIVLAGNVAIESMGFKTFGFGGGREDAFDTDKAVNWGPEEEMETNERFEEPGEIQEGLGASVMGLIYVNPEGPDGNPDPEASAKNIRQTFSRMAMTDKQTAALIAGGHTFGKVHGEGDPDENLGPEPEAAPIEQMGLGWQHEGATKGAMITSGIEGPWTQDPTWWDMGYVDNLLDYEWEPERGPGGAWQWTPKDEELKNAAQDATDEDERVTPMMLTTDIALKRDPDYREIMEEFQESPMAFGMAFAKAWYKLTHRDMGPPERLLGPEVPDETMIWQDPIPEVDHELIGDAEIAELKGEILDSDLSTAQLVKTAWASASTYRDSDKRGGANGARLRLEPQRSWAVNQPEELETILETYEEIQTEFNEGRSDDVRVSLADLIVLGGNAAVEEAAAAAGYEVDVPFEPGRTDATAEQTDADSFEALKPKVDGFRNYIQDGLEQPAETLLVDKADLLNLGPDEMTALVGGMRTLGATYDGSDLGVFTDEPGTLDNDFFANLLSMDTEWEAASEGTQIYEGYDRDTGEHKWTGTRADLIFGSQSRLRAISEVYAADDGEEQLVEDFVDAWTKVMRADRFDLE
- a CDS encoding MBL fold metallo-hydrolase, with translation MAIGDVVRARAVHDDCWYVDTGMYDVEEYGSVYLVDGDRPALVDTGLGTNVERVLDLLDAADLAPEALDVIALTHVHLDHAGGVGPLVEACPNATVFVHESGARHLVDPARLWAGTKQAVGDQIEYYTEPTPVPESRIETLTDGDAIDLGDHRLRARHAPGHAPHQVVFDAPELDAVFTADAAGIYTPSTDEVHVTSPPPNFDLDGALDDVAMLADLDRTWLCYAHYGPARTADRLDEYAATLETWVEAVETARADADDEAVVDHFVETVETPAVWSDHKARAEVAMNVRGVLTYLDRRGEDA
- a CDS encoding alpha/beta fold hydrolase encodes the protein MTEPETVVVGDGRRLAYEEYGRADGRPVVCLHGNPGSRLLWSLFDETAQHHDARLIAPDRPGFGASDFRPDRDLLDWADDVRTLAKMLDLDTLSVVGFSAGGPHAAACAHELDRVERAVLVSSPGPPETRQYATASNRRLTAATRSVPGLSRGLFGLTGWLARHWLGRFRETIESGASAPDRELFAAPDGTVVVADAAEAFAQGGRGPAHEFPMLGEPWGFDPADCARQLSLWHGRQDERVPLRVAQAVASRLPDTDVTVVDAGHYSTLVEQFESILLDAVE